In the Sphingosinicella humi genome, one interval contains:
- a CDS encoding cisplatin damage response ATP-dependent DNA ligase codes for MREFSQLLDGLVYTRSRNAKLKLIGDYLRRVPDPDRGYALAALTGELDLPAVKPAVVRAIAEERVDPVLLHMSRDYVGDMAETLSLLWPKAIDQPADLDDGTLRLANVVERLAGLGRAEAPGALARMLDHLDASGRYALLKLATGALRIGVSARLAKLALAQAFDLDVDAVEEVWHGIGPPYLPLFAWAEGRGAQPTVENVPVFRPFMLAHPLEGIRLSVDEYAAEWKWDGIRVQIVRAGGETRLYSRAGDDITGSFPDVAGAFDRDGAVDGELLVKGEAQGAAAHGGGAASFNALQQRLGRKAVSQKMLSDYPAFVRLYDILIDGSEDLRPLPWSERRARLEHFAATLDPDRFDVSALIDAPCFDALEAIRGGARDAAIEGVMLKRRDSPYIGGRRVGHWYKWKRDPLVADCVLMYAQRGSGKRSSYYSDYTFGCWAEDGELLPVGKAYFGFTDEELLWLDRFVRNNTVQRFGPVREVEKSLVLEIAFDSIHVSRRHKSGLAMRFPRISRIRTDKPAAEADRLEALRRMVTDTT; via the coding sequence ATGCGTGAATTCTCCCAGCTTCTAGATGGGCTCGTCTACACCCGCTCGCGCAACGCCAAGCTGAAGCTGATCGGCGATTATCTGAGACGGGTGCCGGACCCGGACCGCGGCTATGCGCTGGCCGCGCTCACCGGCGAGCTGGACCTGCCGGCGGTCAAGCCGGCGGTCGTTCGCGCCATCGCGGAGGAACGGGTCGATCCGGTGCTCCTTCATATGAGCCGCGACTATGTCGGCGACATGGCCGAGACGCTGTCGCTGCTCTGGCCGAAAGCGATCGACCAGCCCGCCGACCTGGACGACGGCACGCTACGCCTCGCCAATGTCGTCGAGCGGCTGGCGGGCCTGGGACGAGCGGAAGCGCCGGGCGCGCTCGCCCGCATGCTCGATCATCTCGATGCCAGCGGTCGCTATGCGCTGCTGAAGCTTGCCACCGGTGCCTTGCGCATCGGTGTTTCGGCACGCTTGGCCAAGCTCGCGCTCGCGCAGGCTTTCGACCTCGACGTCGATGCCGTGGAGGAGGTGTGGCACGGGATCGGCCCGCCCTATCTGCCGCTGTTCGCCTGGGCGGAGGGCAGGGGAGCCCAACCGACGGTAGAGAATGTCCCGGTGTTCCGCCCCTTCATGCTCGCCCATCCGTTGGAGGGCATCCGGTTGTCGGTGGACGAGTACGCCGCGGAATGGAAATGGGACGGCATTCGCGTCCAGATCGTTCGGGCGGGCGGCGAGACCCGCCTCTACAGCCGCGCCGGCGACGACATCACCGGGAGCTTTCCGGACGTTGCCGGCGCGTTCGACCGCGACGGCGCCGTCGACGGGGAACTGCTCGTCAAGGGCGAGGCGCAGGGCGCCGCCGCCCATGGCGGCGGGGCGGCGAGCTTCAACGCGCTCCAGCAGCGGCTGGGCCGCAAGGCCGTGTCGCAGAAGATGCTGAGCGACTATCCGGCCTTCGTCCGCCTCTACGATATTCTGATCGACGGCAGCGAGGACCTGCGGCCGCTGCCCTGGAGCGAGCGACGCGCACGGCTGGAGCATTTCGCGGCTACGCTGGATCCGGACCGATTCGACGTTTCCGCACTCATCGACGCTCCCTGCTTCGACGCGCTGGAGGCGATCCGGGGCGGCGCCCGCGACGCCGCCATCGAAGGCGTGATGCTGAAGCGCCGGGACAGCCCCTATATAGGCGGCCGGCGGGTCGGCCATTGGTACAAGTGGAAGCGCGATCCGCTCGTTGCCGACTGCGTGCTGATGTATGCCCAGCGCGGCAGCGGCAAGCGCTCGTCCTATTATTCCGACTACACGTTCGGCTGCTGGGCCGAGGACGGCGAGTTGCTTCCGGTCGGCAAGGCCTATTTCGGCTTCACCGACGAGGAACTGCTCTGGCTCGACCGCTTCGTCCGCAACAATACCGTCCAGCGCTTCGGCCCGGTGCGCGAGGTCGAGAAGAGCCTCGTTCTCGAGATCGCCTTCGATTCGATCCACGTCAGCCGGCGCCACAAATCGGGGCTCGCCATGCGCTTCCCGAGGATCAGCCGCATCCGCACCGACAAGCCCGCGGCAGAGGCGGATCGGCTCGAGGCTTTGCGGCGAATGGTTACCGACACGACATGA